A genomic region of Euwallacea similis isolate ESF13 chromosome 29, ESF131.1, whole genome shotgun sequence contains the following coding sequences:
- the LOC136417662 gene encoding spatacsin isoform X2: MASKQNNQEYVNPPPPQDISKADLGIWTAWGHKSDQEVVREAALKKYVQLAVKFLSFRRNIQPEKIDEIIHQEVFIWVEELLKRKLIFRVSTVLENIGLDPISELRNLFYKTRIADQREYIGKHLKNKEALPDHYNCLWRFLDVILENKILTRQDGLEEDSIQCLEQKSEAWKDFVAAKLFLVTYDPRLNTQIKSEALWTQLLSTNNTDVLQYWIQIAFSSNFNVSSIDENLVALLKSYPITDNMIHILADSNLPTDSFEIVLNELARFGVFIEPDKSSFLKVLSRVQALNSLENIYEILGHKFSNLPLVKFITMFVEYCLDNNLLVVLNECTSSFDLSTIPKLRKSPHLDLIMNFRKLVPDFEEAQLRENILIVSEYLSDGDLDKFFCDNPLIFLSFLLLNENISVEKCMDEGSLMINNRNVINSFSSVMNRFSLLSHLYSRKKHGIECQITYLDLVEKHLKINVRMVYQFRFANKPFPDFNSLELRENAYSKKLNYTFYLRQGRPFMACKQFYLNCLKSSGKIDDKAKSLALKKVSKIAMKNFHNVSLTASCAAFLEEIGVSSQHLRISNKAANILLHSGMDQDNVIALLLANDFLVIQNLIDENIVKFINFTTLKESGSEFIKAVNTYEIAIKFSRMHNLPLPESFLRNLSQHNLWLPFLLYAEMKNYPVMQIKELCSHFKNPSLREHIVHSVMHDIHIEKPNVLMKERDSRKYLLSKLGVRRSLDSLGAKAGSTKSRIMSSGSLDVSGGSEFLEIDISNTKATLLQTLIRCHNSTDPPKALLQACQLYRYPLLAILATSYEPDSVITNWLTWLAVSTDLYEVFTNFESIAVSSQQVTDLLDSCMKNRFPKTLFESCVIFIPDNPLTPFCDFLNRVIDKECDFEYLTPILDKFKALKSQKRASVLSQTDYELTYLRNKIWLDLTALQLLCSALIYNTESHFEQLVIVDLLCKVDIQAHFSCEVPNFKCLSIILNTIFTTEVKLSVEEFLDASKNKEAIENCVSSLLKFNLLVEALKVAECSGLDTDLIVLKKWQHQFTLRTDSLEEFLNKCDADFDIHAVKPELVISFFKERVSVDDVERYYLLKFSHKWASKYELPNRYILERKKIVAYIKVRDENQIDMKELCEANKMTYKEMLQLLKNIEEPQSSLISDYVQKLENLLSEALDQRRFWLALKLQRMFALKSNDLDILKLCHELAEGLVLPHQLNEEQQSVVARLKEIQKITLRRRSAYKSASFSSEISYLQLIEEEPEGTDTSEHTTHTTLGLIHSLIEKLDHGSELAFSVFMKYRISCNIEVPYELVVSNTDPIKLLKDALKTDCSNKLEVVHDFLEVFEWTKEDITDFICDQFVSAATSYSKSKIEIFSMWDIKVVEQFHLILRVIKDESSTLGYKLYNYASAVHKQQATADLDFKISEMSLVVELLIASHSCFTADCNMEGISTILKKCRGVIDHLSKVLSWKLIVRLFTGIGRYTELNYVFDILRRNQEFEFLLKGSKRDGQLKAACIEYLKKACPQDKQLYEWVAIHFSMYSKVASLWEREANGCIKKLLAIALAEMQNTKPNSNEPIEFLVLTKSDGTHMLLHQAMDKYVSAAEFHSRGEKLTSAMNAVKQAELLALQKSLLREVNINQTVPCLLNLTDSKIAKLMNKELNFHQSNILAQAYSFSPDWAQVLYEQAILNTNITYFDQFVETLGITDEIIQDIARKFLSSNLATGQQLMNIKHILGLIESLHLKYRLASELGFSNLALEVINSENIFYLKDTVWKSGYKGNFSKSEDS, encoded by the exons ATGGCttccaaacaaaataatcag gAATATGTTAATCCTCCCCCTCCTCAAGATATATCCAAGGCAGATCTAGGCATCTGGACTGCTTGGGGACACAAAAGCGATCAGGAAGTAGTACGGGAAgcagctttaaaaaaatatgtgcaaCTTGCAGTGAAATTTTTGAGCTTTAGGAGAAACATTCAACCTGAAAAGATTGATGAGATTATACACCAAGAG GTTTTTATATGGGTAGAGGAACTTCTGAAAAGAAAACTAATATTTCGAGTTTCTAcagttttggaaaatattggtTTAGACCCTATTTCCGAGTTGCGAAACTTATTTTACAAGACCAGAATAGCGGATCAAAGAGAATATATCggaaaacatttaaagaaCAAAGAGGCTTTGCCTGACCACTATAATTGTTTATGGAGGTTTTTAGATgtcattttggaaaataaaatcttaacaCGACAGGATGGTTTGGAGGAAGATAGTATACAATGTTTGGAGCAAAAATCAGAAGCATGGAAGGATTTTGTTGCTGCTAAGCTGTTTTTAGTGACATATG ATCCTCGCCTAAACACCCAAATAAAATCAGAAGCGTTATGGACCCAACTTCTCTCCACCAACAACACAGATGTACTACAATACTGGATACAAATCGCCTTCTCTTCGAACTTCAATGTTTCAAGCATCGATGAAAATTTAGTAGCTCTTCTAAAATCATACCCCATCACCGATAATATGATTCACATATTGGCCGACTCAAATCTACCTACAGATAGTTTCGAGATAGTTTTAAACGAATTGGCTCGATTTGGAGTATTCATTGAACCAGACAAATCCAGTTTTCTGAAAGTGCTTTCTAGAGTTCAAGCTCTTAATAgccttgaaaatatttacgaGATATTGGGAcacaagttttcaaatttaccatTAGTGAAATTCATTACCATGTTCGTGGAATATTGCCTAGACAATAATTTGTTAGTGGTGCTCAACGAATGCACTTCCAGCTTTGATTTGAGTACTATTCCGAAATTACGAAAGTCTCCACATTTAGATTTGATTATGAACTTTCGTAAGTTGGTGCCTGATTTTGAGGAAGCGCAATTGCGCGAAAACATTCTGATAGTGTCTGAGTACCTTAGCGATGGCGATTTAGATAAGTTCTTCTGTGACAACCCGTTGATATTTCTGTCTTTCTTACTGTTGAATGAAAATATCTCAGTCGAGAAATGCATGGATGAAGGGTCTCTGATGATTAACAATCGCAACGTCATTAACAGCTTTTCTAGTGTGATGAATCGATTTTCGTTGTTGTCTCATTTGTATTCGCGTAAAAAGCACGGGATAGAGTGCCAGATTACTTACCTCGACTTAGTAGagaaacatttgaaaattaacgTCAGGATGGTCTACCAATTCCGATTTGCCAATAAACCATTTCCAGATTTTAATTCTCTTGAGTTGCGCGAAAATGCCTATTCTAAAAAGCTGAATTATACATTTTACTTGAGACAAGGCCGACCCTTTATGGCTTGTAAGCAATTCTACCTGAATTGTTTGAAGAGTTCTGGAAAGATTGACGATAAAGCGAAAAGTTTGGctctaaaaaaagtttcaaagatcgctatgaaaaattttcataatgtcAGTTTAACTGCAAGTTGTGCTGCTTTCTTGGAAGAAATTGGAGTTAGTTCGCAACACCTTAGAATCAGCAATAAAGCTGCTAATATCCTGCTTCATTCAGGGATGGACCAAGACAACGTCATTGCTTTGTTGCTAGCGAACGATTTTCTTGTAATTCAAAACCTCATAGACGAGAATATTGTTAAATTCATTAACTTTACCACCCTAAAAGAATCAGGTAGTGAGTTCATTAAGGCGGTAAACACCTAcgaaattgcaataaaatttagcCGCATGCACAACCTTCCATTACCTGAAAGTTTTTTGAGGAATCTTAGCCAACACAACCTATGGCTTCCTTTCTTGCTTTACGCAGAAATGAAAAACTATCCTGTAATGCAAATAAAGGAGTTATGTTCCCACTTTAAAAACCCTAGCTTACGAGAGCACATTGTTCACAGTGTTATGCACGATATTCATATTGAAAAGCCGAATGTTCTGATGAAGGAGCGAGATTCAAGAAAGTACCTGTTATCGAAGCTTGGAGTGCGTAGAAGTCTGGACTCTCTTGGAGCTAAAGCAGGATCAACAAAATCCAGGATTATGTCAAGTGGAAGCTTGGACGTGAGTGGTGGGTcagaatttctggaaattgatATATCAAACACCAAAGCCACGTTGCTGCAGACGCTGATTAGATGTCACAATAGTACTGATCCTCCAAAAGCTCTGTTACAGGCTTGTCAGCTTTACAGGTATCCACTGCTGGCCATTTTAGCGACTAGTTATGAG CCTGACTCAGTGATAACCAATTGGCTTACGTGGCTCGCAGTTTCCACTGATCTCTACGAggtatttacaaattttgaatcaattgCAGTCTCCAGTCAGCAAGTTACAGACCTGCTGGACAGTTGCATGAAGAATAGGTTTCCAAAAACTCTTTTCGAGAGCTGCGTTATATTCATACCT GATAACCCTCTAACACCATTTTGTGATTTCCTTAACAGGGTGATTGATAAGGAGTGTGATTTTGAGTATTTAACTCCAATACTCGACAAATTCAAAGCTCTGAAAAGTCAAAAGCGCGCTAGCGTTTTAAGCCAAACTGATTATGAGCTTACTTATTTGAGAAACAAAATATGGCTGGATCTAACTGCTTTACAGCTACTCTGCTCTGCCCTAATTTATAATACTGAGTCACATTTTGAGCAGCTGGTAATTGTAGATTTGCTTTGCAAAGTTGATATTCAGGCCCACTTTTCTTGTGAAGTACCTAATTTCAAGTGTCtttcgattattttaaataccaTCTTTACTACTGAAGTGAAACTGAGTGTCGAGGAGTTTTTGGATGCTTCCAAAAACAAAGAGGCGATAGAGAATTGTGTGAGTTCTTTGTTAAAATTCAATCTCTTGGTTGAGGCTCTGAAAGTAGCCGAATGTTCTGGTTTAGACACTGATTTGATAGTCCTCAAGAAATGGCAACACCAGTTTACACTTAGAACAGATTCGCTTGAGGAGTTTCTAAACAAATGTGATGCAGATTTTGATATCCACGCAGTGAAACCTGAATTGGTAATATCATTTTTCAAGGAAAGAGTTAGTGTTGATGATGTAGAACGTTATTACTTGCTGAAATTTTCCCATAAGTGGGCCTCTAAGTACGAATTGCCAAATCGTTATATTTTAGAACGCAAAAAGATTGTTGCTTACATTAAAGTACGCGACGAGAACCAGATTGATATGAAAGAACTTTGTGAAGCGAATAAAATGACTTATAAAGAAATGCTTCAACTTTTGAAAAACATCGAAGAGCCGCAGTCATCGCTCATCTCAGATTATGTtcaaaaactggaaaatttgCTGTCCGAAGCGTTGGATCAGCGGAGATTTTGGCTGGctttaaaattgcaaaggATGTTCGCTCTTAAGAGCAACGATTTGGATATACTAAAGCTGTGCCATGAGCTGGCGGAAGGTTTAGTGTTGCCACATCAGTTAAATGAAGAGCAGCAGAGCGTTGTTGCTAGATTAAAGGAAATACAGAAGATTACTCTAAGAAGGAGGAGTGCTTATAAAAGTGCTAGCTTTTCTTCCG AAATCAGCTATTTACAGCTAATAGAAGAAGAACCTGAAGGCACAGATACGAGTGAACACACAACACACACTACTTTAGGTCTCATCCATTCACTAATTGAAAAGTTGGACCACGGTTCAGAGCTAGCCTTTTCAGTTTTCATGAAATACAGAATAAGCTGTAACATTGAAGTGCCATATGAATTAGTTGTGTCCAACACTGATCCTATAAAACTGTTAAAAGACGCTTTAAAAACCGATTGTTCGAATAAACTGGAGGTGGTTCATGATTTTCTGGAGGTGTTTGAATGGACCAAAGAGGAt aTTACCGATTTTATATGCGATCAATTCGTCTCAGCTGCTACAAGCTactcaaaatcaaaaattgaaattttttcaatgtgGGATATAAAGGTTGTGGAGCAATTCCACTTGATTTTAAGGGTAATTAAAGACGAGAGTTCCACTTTAGGGTATAAGTTATACAATTACGCTAGCGCTGTTCATAAACAACAG GCAACAGCAGatttggattttaaaataagcgaAATGTCCTTGGTAGTTGAATTGTTGATTGCCTCCCATAGCTGTTTCACTGCTGATTGCAATATGGAGGGCATAtcaacaatattaaaaaaatgccgaGGTGTAATCGATCATTTGTCCAAAGTGCTCAGCTGGAAATTAATTGTCCGACTATTTACTG GTATCGGAAGATACACAGAACTTAATTACGTCTTTGACATCCTAAGGAGGAACCAAGAATTCGAATTCCTCCTCAAGGGTTCGAAAAGGGACGGGCAGTTGAAGGCAGCCTGTAtcgaatatttgaaaaaagccTGTCCTCAAGACAAACAATTGTATGAATGGGTGGCGATACACTTTAGCATGTATTCGAAAGTGGCTTCATTATGGGAGAGGGAGGCCAATGGTTGTATCAAGAAATTGCTGGCTATTGCCTTAGCCGAAATGCAAAATACCAAGCCCAATTCTAACGAACCCATTGAGTTTTTGGTGCTGACGAAGAGCGATGGAACACATATGTTATTGCATCAG GCAATGGACAAATACGTCTCTGCAGCTGAATTCCATTCAAGAGGGGAGAAACTTACTAGCGCCATGAATGCTGTAAAACAAGCAGAATTGCTAGCTCTTCAAAAATCTCTATTGAGGGAAGTCAATATTAATCAAACAGTCCCCTGTTTATTAAACTTGACTGATTCAAAAATTGCCAAACTCATGAACAAAGAATTAAA CTTCCATCAATCGAACATCCTAGCTCAAGCCTACAGTTTCAGCCCTGATTGGGCTCAAGTCCTCTACGAACAGGCTATTCTCAACACTAATATAAcgtattttgatcaatttgtCGAAACTCTAGGAATAACAGATGAAATTATCCAAGATATTGCAAGAAAATTTCTGAGCAGTAATTTGGCAACTGGACAACAGTTGATGAACATCAAACACATATTGGGACTAATAGAATCTCTTCATTTGAAATACAGACTGGCTAGCGAGTTGGGATTTAGCAATTTGGCTTTAGAAGTTATTAATTCcgagaacattttttatttgaaggaTACAGTTTGGAAATCTGGATATAAAG gTAATTTCTCCAAAAGTGAAGACTCGTAA